The Halorientalis sp. IM1011 genome window below encodes:
- a CDS encoding nucleic acid-binding protein — protein MTLVAVADAGPLIHLAEIESLDLLSHVETLYIPETVVEELDRGGSGDEIAEVDSEIVSAPDDQSPETDLDPGERAALAVATDRKAVLLTDDLEARDAAKESGVEVHGSIGVIALAHARGSLDRSEAAERMRALQYDTSLFVTEAVVERGIEMLDERS, from the coding sequence GTGACGCTGGTTGCGGTGGCCGACGCTGGACCGCTGATCCACCTCGCCGAGATCGAATCCCTCGATCTACTCTCTCACGTTGAGACACTCTATATCCCGGAAACGGTCGTGGAAGAACTCGATAGAGGCGGGAGCGGTGACGAAATCGCCGAAGTCGACTCCGAGATCGTGTCCGCTCCTGATGACCAGAGCCCCGAAACGGATCTCGACCCCGGTGAGCGTGCGGCATTGGCAGTGGCGACGGACCGAAAAGCGGTCTTGCTGACTGACGATTTAGAGGCCCGGGACGCGGCGAAAGAGTCGGGTGTCGAGGTACATGGGTCGATCGGCGTTATCGCTCTCGCACATGCTCGCGGATCGCTCGACCGATCGGAGGCAGCAGAACGGATGCGGGCCCTGCAGTACGACACGAGTTTGTTCGTGACCGAAGCGGTCGTCGAACGTGGAATCGAGATGCTAGACGAGCGTTCGTAA
- the pdhA gene encoding pyruvate dehydrogenase (acetyl-transferring) E1 component subunit alpha, with the protein MSRLSVPCDTVTDQGSLGDGAGDRVQILDEDGHVRADASVPDLSDERLVEMYRQLRLARHFDERMISLQRQGRLGTYPSLAGQEGAQVGSTHALADEDWISFQYREHGAVIVRGLEPEYLLYWMGHERGNEWLAEKNVFPLNISIASHLPHATGMAWAAKLKGDDRAVVCHFGDGATSEGDFHEALNYAGVFDVPAIFFCNNNQYAISHPRERQTASPTIAQKADAYGIDGIRVDGMDPLAVYEVTRQAVRKAKGPEEGQCRPTLVEAVMYRFGAHTTADDPSVYRDDAEVEEWKQRDPIPRLETFLRERGLLDDEAVDAIEGDVRETVADLIDAAEEFEPDPEQLFANAYESDTPRIREQREVFRQLRERHGDDALLEDE; encoded by the coding sequence ATGTCACGTCTGTCCGTGCCCTGCGACACTGTGACGGATCAGGGGAGCCTGGGCGACGGCGCTGGCGACCGCGTGCAGATTCTCGACGAGGACGGCCACGTCCGAGCGGACGCGTCCGTCCCGGACCTCTCGGACGAGCGTCTCGTCGAAATGTACCGCCAGCTCCGACTCGCCCGCCACTTCGACGAGCGGATGATCAGCCTCCAGCGACAGGGCCGGCTCGGAACCTATCCCTCCCTGGCCGGGCAGGAAGGGGCACAGGTCGGCTCGACCCACGCCCTGGCCGACGAGGACTGGATCTCCTTCCAGTACCGCGAGCACGGGGCCGTGATCGTCCGCGGACTGGAACCGGAGTACCTGCTCTACTGGATGGGTCACGAGCGGGGCAACGAGTGGCTCGCCGAGAAGAACGTCTTCCCGCTGAACATCTCCATCGCGAGTCACCTGCCCCACGCCACGGGGATGGCCTGGGCGGCCAAGCTCAAGGGCGACGACCGGGCCGTCGTCTGTCACTTCGGCGACGGCGCGACCAGCGAGGGCGACTTCCACGAGGCACTGAACTACGCCGGCGTGTTCGACGTGCCTGCGATCTTCTTCTGTAACAACAACCAGTACGCCATCTCACACCCCCGGGAGCGTCAGACCGCGAGCCCGACGATCGCGCAGAAGGCGGACGCCTACGGCATCGACGGTATCCGGGTCGACGGGATGGACCCGCTGGCGGTGTACGAGGTCACTCGACAGGCCGTCCGGAAGGCAAAGGGTCCCGAGGAAGGGCAGTGTCGGCCCACGCTGGTCGAGGCAGTCATGTATCGGTTCGGCGCGCACACGACCGCCGACGACCCCTCGGTCTACCGCGACGACGCGGAGGTCGAGGAGTGGAAACAGCGCGACCCGATCCCCCGACTGGAGACGTTCCTGCGGGAGCGCGGGCTGCTCGACGACGAGGCCGTCGACGCCATCGAGGGGGATGTCCGCGAGACGGTCGCCGACCTGATCGACGCGGCCGAGGAGTTCGAGCCCGACCCCGAGCAACTGTTCGCCAACGCCTACGAGTCGGACACGCCCCGGATTCGCGAACAGCGGGAGGTGTTCCGACAGCTCCGCGAGCGCCACGGCGACGACGCGTTGCTCGAAGACGAGTGA
- a CDS encoding phosphoribosyltransferase, whose amino-acid sequence MSDLPDEFDCTITNWEYIYGLCRDVSEQVKAAEFEPDIVVALARGGWFAGRCLCDFLGLDDLTSLKMEHYVGTAEKDDEPTVRYPMPEGSVEGKDVLIVDDIADTGGSISRAHEYVTDRDCDEVRTATLQLLGTSSFEPDFVGERLAEWTWVVYPWNFVEDMIDLVSDVMGEGEVMTETDIRRALREVHGIERIEMEIAQPDRFDEVMAEMVRRDVAEATGEGWRLVE is encoded by the coding sequence GTGTCCGACCTGCCGGATGAATTCGACTGTACGATTACGAACTGGGAGTACATCTACGGCCTCTGTCGCGACGTGAGCGAACAGGTCAAAGCCGCCGAGTTCGAGCCAGACATCGTCGTCGCGCTCGCCCGCGGCGGCTGGTTCGCCGGCCGCTGTCTCTGTGACTTCCTCGGTCTCGACGACCTGACCAGCCTCAAGATGGAACACTACGTCGGGACCGCCGAGAAAGACGACGAGCCCACCGTCCGCTACCCCATGCCCGAGGGGTCGGTCGAGGGGAAGGACGTGTTGATCGTCGACGACATCGCCGACACCGGCGGGTCGATCAGCCGCGCCCACGAGTACGTGACCGACCGCGACTGCGACGAGGTCCGCACCGCCACCCTCCAGCTACTGGGAACCAGCTCCTTCGAACCCGATTTCGTCGGCGAGCGCCTCGCCGAGTGGACCTGGGTCGTCTACCCCTGGAACTTCGTCGAGGACATGATCGACCTCGTTTCCGACGTGATGGGCGAGGGCGAGGTCATGACCGAGACCGACATCCGCCGCGCGCTCCGAGAAGTCCACGGCATCGAACGCATCGAGATGGAGATCGCCCAGCCCGACCGTTTCGACGAGGTGATGGCCGAGATGGTCCGCCGGGACGTGGCCGAGGCGACGGGTGAGGGCTGGCGGCTGGTGGAGTGA
- the cdd gene encoding cytidine deaminase: MDDLVERARSAQANAHVPYSEYRVGAALRTADGTVFTGCNVENANYSNSLHAEELAVGKAVEAGHREFDRLAVSSSERDGVTPCGMCRQTLMEFCDDDLVVVCDEGDATTAYRLGELLPAAISAETLGK; encoded by the coding sequence ATGGATGATCTGGTCGAGCGTGCGCGGTCCGCGCAGGCGAACGCACACGTCCCGTACTCGGAGTACCGGGTCGGGGCGGCGCTCCGGACCGCCGACGGCACCGTCTTCACCGGGTGTAACGTCGAGAACGCGAACTACAGCAACAGCTTACACGCCGAGGAACTGGCCGTCGGGAAGGCGGTCGAGGCCGGCCACCGGGAGTTCGACCGTCTCGCCGTCTCTTCGAGCGAGCGCGACGGCGTGACCCCCTGTGGGATGTGCCGGCAGACCCTCATGGAGTTCTGCGACGACGACCTCGTCGTCGTCTGCGACGAGGGTGACGCGACGACGGCGTACCGACTGGGCGAACTGCTGCCCGCGGCCATCAGCGCCGAGACACTGGGAAAATGA
- a CDS encoding type II secretion system F family protein has product MVSALTLVPALFALALGALLIAAGTSAAVNKRLTRISRGVFGRFVDDSVERRELLQSAYVPETYRAYAAKTYLYAVVFAVLGGIVGGYLVALLILAVPLIGGLIAGLPNTMTAVLGQPSTWSLELAPNVFLAVAVGGGVIASLVSGALAYTMRWQTLASRAEARRRRINESLARTVAFLYALSRGGMPFPVVMRTLADNRGIYGESAREMSVAVRQMDLFGTDMINAIRRMAKRTPSEEYKTFGENLSSVLQSGQNLPQFLHDQYERYQEEAEDRQEELLELLATIAEAYVTVLVAGTLFLITILLVFGLTTTDTLGILRLLGYLAIPLANVGFIVFLDQRLELLGIGNEGTVVPDASTLVGGGGGVADRDVPAADGGHSNALADNFDRLAVYDRLQRYKRVFTSPVETVLRNPTALLYVTIPLALVVTVVRLPTALTGVGVNVRVLDDLVIQALLFVLSTYAIVRYVQQRRLKRVESASPEMLERLASLNEAGMSVVESFDRIRGSDLGALTPEIERIWTDISLGANVEAALVRFGDRVRTVPVTRAVTLLTNAMRASGNIGAVLRIAATQARADLRMKRQRRRQMLTYLVVIYVAFLVFLVIIVAVEEVLVPSLPNNVPTPPSDNRLGVDASQFTRFGSVDKAAYTLVFFHIGMVQAFFSGLVGGQLGEGSLRDGVKHAAVLLTVAYVVFVLLSSPVASMNMADQFGGTSEVEVESASLSDGGFIVVHRGTPDGEVIGVSEYLPAGTSEDVTIQLDREIDGEETIVLIPHQDTDEDRTYDADNETDTVYPPSVDANQVEFTFD; this is encoded by the coding sequence ATGGTCTCGGCGCTCACCCTGGTCCCGGCCCTGTTCGCGCTCGCTCTGGGGGCGCTCCTGATCGCGGCGGGGACGAGCGCCGCCGTCAACAAACGGCTTACCCGGATCTCGCGGGGCGTGTTCGGCCGGTTCGTCGACGACAGCGTCGAGCGCAGGGAGTTGCTGCAGTCGGCGTACGTCCCCGAGACCTACCGGGCGTACGCGGCCAAGACCTACCTCTACGCGGTCGTGTTCGCCGTGCTGGGTGGCATCGTCGGCGGCTACCTCGTGGCCCTGCTGATTCTCGCGGTGCCGCTGATCGGCGGGCTGATCGCGGGGCTCCCCAACACCATGACGGCCGTGCTGGGGCAACCGTCCACGTGGTCGCTGGAACTCGCTCCAAACGTCTTCCTCGCGGTCGCCGTCGGTGGCGGTGTGATCGCGTCGCTGGTGTCCGGGGCGCTGGCCTACACGATGCGCTGGCAGACGCTGGCCAGTCGCGCCGAGGCGCGTCGCCGCCGGATCAACGAGAGCCTCGCCCGGACCGTCGCCTTCCTCTACGCGCTCTCCCGAGGTGGGATGCCGTTCCCGGTCGTCATGCGAACGCTGGCGGACAACAGGGGGATCTACGGGGAGAGCGCCCGCGAGATGTCCGTCGCCGTCCGGCAGATGGACCTGTTCGGGACCGACATGATCAACGCCATCCGGCGGATGGCAAAGCGGACGCCCAGCGAGGAGTACAAGACCTTCGGCGAGAACCTCTCCTCGGTCCTCCAGAGCGGGCAGAACCTCCCGCAGTTCCTCCACGACCAGTACGAGCGCTATCAGGAAGAGGCCGAGGACCGCCAGGAAGAACTGCTGGAACTGCTGGCGACCATCGCCGAAGCGTACGTCACCGTCCTCGTCGCGGGGACGCTCTTCTTGATCACCATCCTCCTCGTGTTCGGGCTGACGACGACCGACACGCTCGGCATCCTCCGGTTGCTCGGATATCTGGCGATTCCGCTGGCCAACGTCGGGTTCATCGTCTTCCTGGACCAGCGGCTCGAACTGCTCGGCATCGGGAACGAGGGGACAGTCGTCCCGGACGCGTCCACGCTCGTCGGCGGTGGAGGAGGGGTCGCCGACCGCGACGTGCCCGCCGCCGACGGCGGCCATTCGAACGCGCTCGCCGACAACTTCGACCGCCTGGCCGTCTACGACCGGCTCCAGCGGTACAAGCGCGTCTTCACCTCACCGGTCGAGACGGTCCTGCGGAACCCCACGGCGCTGCTGTACGTGACGATTCCGCTGGCGCTCGTCGTGACAGTGGTGCGCCTGCCCACCGCGCTGACCGGCGTCGGCGTCAACGTGCGGGTCCTCGACGACCTCGTCATTCAGGCACTGCTGTTCGTCCTCTCGACCTACGCCATCGTCCGGTACGTCCAGCAGCGCCGACTCAAGCGGGTCGAGTCCGCGTCGCCGGAGATGCTCGAACGTCTCGCCAGCCTCAACGAAGCCGGGATGTCCGTGGTCGAGAGTTTCGACCGCATCCGCGGGAGCGACCTCGGCGCGCTCACGCCAGAGATCGAACGCATCTGGACCGACATCTCCCTCGGTGCGAACGTCGAGGCAGCGCTCGTGCGGTTCGGGGACCGCGTCCGCACAGTCCCAGTTACCCGCGCCGTAACCCTCCTGACCAACGCGATGCGGGCCAGCGGGAACATCGGCGCCGTCCTGCGCATCGCCGCCACGCAGGCCCGCGCGGACCTGCGGATGAAACGTCAACGTCGGCGGCAGATGCTCACCTATCTCGTCGTCATCTACGTCGCCTTCCTCGTCTTCCTGGTCATCATCGTCGCCGTCGAGGAGGTCCTGGTCCCGAGCCTGCCCAACAACGTGCCGACGCCGCCCTCAGACAATCGACTGGGCGTCGACGCGAGCCAGTTCACCCGGTTCGGGAGCGTCGACAAGGCCGCCTACACCCTCGTCTTCTTCCACATCGGCATGGTGCAGGCGTTCTTCTCGGGGCTGGTCGGCGGCCAACTCGGTGAGGGGTCGCTCCGGGACGGCGTGAAACACGCCGCCGTCCTGCTGACCGTGGCGTACGTGGTCTTCGTGTTGCTCTCCTCGCCCGTCGCCTCGATGAACATGGCCGACCAGTTCGGCGGGACGAGCGAAGTCGAAGTCGAGTCCGCGTCGCTCTCGGACGGCGGGTTCATTGTCGTCCACCGGGGGACCCCCGACGGCGAGGTCATCGGCGTCAGCGAGTACCTCCCCGCCGGGACCTCCGAGGACGTGACGATCCAGTTAGATCGGGAGATAGACGGCGAGGAGACCATCGTCCTGATACCTCACCAGGACACCGACGAGGATCGGACCTACGACGCCGACAACGAGACCGACACGGTCTACCCGCCAAGCGTCGACGCCAACCAGGTCGAGTTCACCTTCGACTAA
- a CDS encoding type II/IV secretion system ATPase subunit, whose amino-acid sequence MAGQDASAGDDVGESRVEEVRRWLSYTADLLRGTTLPVQNYDPDKHDRLISFSGLPSYEEVDRYWLNVPFSFVSINYDHEEDKHRYHVVEPQLDELEANLLDRLAEDIREPLLYRENVADDPEAALQEELQDRLEEYGVDIGLESYYRLFYYLHRRFHGYGRIDPIMHDPHVEDISCDGPDLPIFVYHDDYTDVESNVVFEGQELSNFVIQLAQRSGRHVSVSDPVVSATLPDGSRIELALGEEVTPRGSAFTIRKYADEPFTPIDLLEYGTANLDMLAFLWLCIENNRSLLFAGGTAAGKTTSMNAVSMFIPPRAKVLTIEDTRELSLYHDNWLSSITRERLDDDDITMYDLLRSALRHRPEYIIVGEVRGEEAITLFQAMNTGHTTFSTMHADSVQTVINRLENEPINVPRPMVQSLDVLCVQVLTRTGGERVRRMRTLAEIEGIDQRTGELDYSNTYSWRATEDTFTNSGSDLLDEIREERGWNQSELLREIRNRKKFLEYLREEGVNDYRRFTAMVNKYYADSDAVLDRIEDAGVEVES is encoded by the coding sequence ATGGCAGGACAGGACGCCAGCGCGGGTGACGACGTCGGAGAGTCGCGAGTCGAAGAGGTACGCCGCTGGCTCTCCTACACGGCCGACTTGCTCCGGGGGACGACGCTCCCGGTCCAGAACTACGACCCCGACAAACACGACCGCCTCATCTCCTTCTCCGGCCTGCCGAGCTACGAGGAAGTCGATCGCTACTGGCTGAACGTCCCCTTCTCGTTCGTCTCGATCAACTACGACCACGAGGAGGACAAACACCGCTATCACGTCGTCGAACCCCAGCTGGACGAACTGGAAGCGAACCTGCTCGACCGACTGGCCGAGGACATCCGCGAACCCCTCCTCTACCGCGAGAACGTGGCCGACGACCCCGAGGCGGCACTGCAGGAGGAACTCCAGGATAGACTCGAGGAGTACGGCGTCGACATCGGCCTCGAATCGTACTACCGCCTGTTCTACTACCTTCACCGCCGGTTCCACGGCTACGGGCGGATCGACCCGATCATGCACGACCCCCACGTAGAGGACATCTCCTGTGACGGTCCCGACCTTCCGATCTTCGTCTACCACGACGATTACACCGACGTAGAGTCGAACGTCGTCTTCGAGGGCCAGGAACTGTCGAACTTCGTCATCCAGCTGGCCCAGCGCTCGGGCCGGCACGTCAGCGTCTCCGACCCCGTCGTCTCCGCGACGCTGCCGGACGGCTCCCGGATCGAGTTGGCGCTTGGCGAGGAGGTGACCCCCCGGGGGTCGGCGTTCACCATTCGGAAGTACGCCGACGAGCCGTTCACGCCCATCGACCTGCTGGAGTACGGGACCGCGAACCTCGACATGCTCGCCTTCCTCTGGCTCTGCATCGAGAACAACCGTTCCTTGCTCTTTGCGGGCGGGACTGCGGCGGGAAAGACCACCTCGATGAACGCCGTCTCGATGTTCATTCCGCCACGAGCGAAGGTGCTGACCATCGAGGACACGCGCGAACTCTCGCTGTACCACGACAACTGGCTCTCGTCGATCACCCGGGAACGGCTGGACGACGACGACATAACGATGTACGATCTGCTGCGCTCGGCGCTGCGTCACCGCCCCGAGTACATCATCGTCGGCGAGGTCCGGGGTGAGGAGGCGATCACCCTCTTCCAGGCGATGAACACCGGCCACACGACGTTCTCGACGATGCACGCCGACTCCGTCCAGACGGTCATCAACCGGCTTGAGAACGAGCCGATCAACGTCCCGCGACCGATGGTCCAGAGTCTGGACGTGCTCTGCGTGCAGGTGCTGACCCGGACCGGGGGCGAGCGCGTCCGCCGGATGCGCACGCTCGCCGAGATCGAGGGGATCGACCAGCGGACCGGTGAACTGGACTACTCGAACACCTACTCCTGGCGGGCGACCGAGGACACCTTCACGAACAGCGGGAGCGACCTGCTCGACGAGATCCGCGAGGAGCGGGGCTGGAACCAGTCCGAACTGTTGCGGGAGATCCGCAACCGCAAGAAGTTCCTCGAGTATCTCCGCGAGGAGGGCGTCAACGACTACCGGCGGTTCACGGCGATGGTGAACAAGTACTACGCCGACAGCGACGCCGTCCTCGACCGGATCGAGGACGCCGGCGTCGAAGTGGAGTCCTGA
- a CDS encoding nucleoside phosphorylase, with the protein MSGEQSDEGRMDSEDPNDGEQYHLDVRPEDVAETVLLPGNPERVPKITDAWDHSDVVAEHREYRTATGAYEGTPISVTSTGIGSPSAAIATEELARVGAETLIRVGSCGAIREEAAVGDLVITRGAVRQEGTSDEYVREDYPAVANHAVVAALVAAAERLDYDYHVGLTCSTDSFYAGQGRPGFEGFEARGSDELVAELRAANVLNFEMEASAILTLANVYGLRAGAVCSVYANRVTGEFRTEGERRAAKTASLATHLLAEMDERVSESGASEWHAGLGLE; encoded by the coding sequence ATGAGCGGGGAGCAGTCGGACGAGGGCCGCATGGACAGCGAAGACCCCAACGACGGCGAACAGTACCACCTCGATGTCCGCCCCGAGGACGTGGCCGAAACCGTCCTCCTGCCGGGCAACCCCGAACGCGTCCCGAAGATCACCGACGCGTGGGACCACAGCGACGTGGTCGCCGAGCACCGGGAGTACCGCACCGCGACCGGTGCCTACGAGGGCACACCCATCTCGGTCACGTCGACCGGGATCGGCAGCCCCTCGGCGGCAATCGCCACGGAGGAACTCGCTCGCGTGGGTGCGGAGACGCTGATTCGCGTCGGCTCCTGCGGTGCGATCCGGGAGGAGGCGGCCGTCGGCGACCTCGTGATCACCCGCGGCGCGGTCCGGCAAGAGGGGACCAGCGACGAGTACGTCCGCGAGGACTACCCGGCGGTCGCGAACCACGCCGTCGTCGCCGCCCTCGTCGCCGCCGCGGAACGGCTGGACTACGACTACCACGTCGGCCTGACCTGCTCGACCGATTCGTTCTACGCGGGGCAGGGCCGCCCCGGTTTCGAGGGCTTCGAGGCCCGCGGGAGCGACGAACTGGTCGCGGAGTTGCGGGCCGCGAACGTCCTGAACTTCGAGATGGAGGCCAGCGCCATCCTGACGCTGGCGAACGTCTACGGCCTCCGGGCAGGTGCGGTCTGTTCGGTCTACGCCAATCGCGTCACCGGCGAGTTCCGGACCGAAGGCGAGCGGCGGGCCGCGAAGACGGCGAGTCTCGCGACGCATCTGCTGGCGGAGATGGACGAGCGGGTTTCGGAGTCGGGCGCGAGCGAGTGGCACGCGGGGCTGGGGCTGGAGTGA
- a CDS encoding phosphomannomutase, translating into MKLFGTAGIRGPVDGRVTPELALAVGRAAAADGDEFVLGRDGRETSPALAAAVAAGLESGGATVCRIGEVPTPALAYASRGRRGLMITASHNPPTDNGLKLFVDGQEYGDDAEARIEARVEEGCDPAAWDAWGEATELDVLERYRAAVVDYAAGFGASPDGLTVAVDCGNGMGSVATPQVLRALGADVRALNATVDGHFPGRESKPTPESLADLRAFVADGDADLGIGHDGDADRIVLVDEDGEIVHEDTVLAVLAERYVRESAAGDPVVVTTPNASARIDERVEAAGGRVERTALGVLHEGLAAARADGDRETEVVFAAEPWKHMHTGFGDWIDGVVSAAVLTRLVAASGLSRLTEPVTERPYRKANVRCPDEQKAATMQRVEERLPELFPEATVETEYGVRMAFPDASWVLVRPSGTEPYVRVYAESDEVDELIAETVEAVECAVD; encoded by the coding sequence ATGAAACTGTTCGGAACGGCCGGTATCCGCGGCCCGGTGGACGGTCGGGTGACGCCGGAACTGGCGCTGGCCGTCGGTCGCGCGGCAGCGGCCGACGGCGACGAGTTCGTGCTCGGACGCGACGGAAGAGAGACGAGTCCGGCGCTCGCCGCGGCCGTCGCGGCCGGCCTGGAGAGCGGCGGCGCGACCGTCTGCCGGATCGGCGAGGTTCCCACACCGGCGCTCGCGTACGCCTCACGGGGCCGACGCGGTTTGATGATCACCGCCAGTCACAACCCACCGACCGACAACGGGCTCAAACTGTTCGTCGACGGGCAGGAGTACGGCGACGACGCCGAGGCCCGGATCGAGGCCCGCGTCGAGGAAGGGTGCGATCCAGCGGCCTGGGACGCGTGGGGCGAGGCGACCGAACTGGACGTGCTGGAGCGATACCGCGCGGCCGTCGTCGACTACGCCGCGGGGTTCGGTGCATCACCCGATGGGCTGACGGTCGCCGTCGACTGCGGTAACGGGATGGGTAGCGTCGCGACGCCACAGGTCCTCCGGGCGCTCGGGGCTGACGTGCGCGCGCTGAACGCCACCGTCGACGGCCACTTTCCCGGCCGGGAGAGCAAGCCGACCCCGGAGAGTCTGGCCGACCTGCGGGCGTTCGTGGCCGACGGCGACGCCGATCTCGGGATCGGGCACGACGGCGACGCAGACCGGATCGTTCTCGTCGACGAAGACGGGGAGATCGTCCACGAGGACACAGTGCTGGCAGTCCTGGCCGAGCGGTACGTCCGCGAGAGCGCGGCCGGTGATCCCGTCGTGGTGACGACGCCCAACGCCTCCGCCCGGATCGACGAGCGGGTCGAGGCCGCCGGCGGCCGCGTCGAGCGAACGGCGCTTGGCGTCCTCCACGAGGGACTGGCCGCGGCACGCGCCGACGGCGACAGGGAGACCGAGGTCGTGTTCGCCGCCGAACCGTGGAAGCACATGCACACCGGCTTCGGCGACTGGATCGACGGCGTGGTCAGCGCGGCCGTCCTGACGCGACTGGTCGCGGCGTCGGGGCTGAGTCGGCTGACAGAGCCAGTGACCGAACGTCCCTACCGGAAAGCGAACGTCCGGTGTCCCGACGAGCAGAAAGCGGCGACGATGCAACGGGTCGAAGAACGGCTTCCCGAACTGTTCCCGGAGGCCACCGTCGAGACGGAGTACGGAGTGCGCATGGCCTTCCCGGACGCGTCCTGGGTGCTCGTCCGTCCCAGCGGGACGGAACCGTACGTGCGGGTCTACGCGGAGAGCGACGAGGTGGACGAACTGATCGCAGAAACCGTCGAGGCAGTCGAGTGCGCCGTCGACTAA
- a CDS encoding DUF5793 family protein, whose protein sequence is MRRDYFTLELRDVGTDPVEQPTVHVEYDGPSDELETRLTPGTDLDLAFRFQTPVDDPDADGVLAITERLTGDFVLEVNADADAILDLVDAAKAYGQEGSDAPGCYSLEIDVVGGDRYTTDKRTLLVYDDDGDLLRNHSLIPSGVEL, encoded by the coding sequence ATGAGGCGCGATTACTTCACGCTCGAGTTGCGCGACGTCGGGACCGATCCGGTCGAGCAGCCGACGGTACACGTCGAGTACGACGGCCCGTCGGACGAACTCGAGACGCGCCTGACACCCGGGACCGACCTCGATCTGGCCTTCCGCTTCCAGACGCCGGTCGACGACCCCGACGCGGACGGCGTCCTCGCCATCACCGAGCGCCTGACCGGCGACTTCGTCCTCGAGGTCAACGCCGACGCCGACGCCATCCTCGACCTCGTCGACGCCGCCAAGGCCTACGGACAGGAAGGGAGCGACGCCCCCGGCTGTTACAGCCTCGAAATCGACGTGGTCGGCGGCGACCGCTACACGACCGACAAGCGGACGCTCCTGGTCTACGACGACGACGGGGACCTCCTGCGGAACCACTCGCTGATCCCCTCCGGCGTCGAACTGTAG
- a CDS encoding class I SAM-dependent methyltransferase encodes MDDDPARAGVRDTYDWIADHFSATREYAWPEVESFLDSRDGTVGLDLGCGNGRHAEPLADLTDRVLAVDVSRGLLREARERVADTDASAAVRLVQGDAASLPIRSDTVDLAVYVATLHHLPDRDLRVTSLDELARVLAPGGRALVSAWSTAHDRFDAEDGFDTTVDWTLPGGERVPRFYHIYSPEEFRADLDASGVEPVEVFVSSGNCYAVVADGEGKAT; translated from the coding sequence ATGGACGACGACCCGGCCCGCGCGGGCGTCCGGGACACCTACGACTGGATCGCCGACCACTTCTCCGCCACCCGCGAGTACGCCTGGCCGGAAGTCGAATCCTTCCTCGACAGCCGCGATGGGACGGTGGGCCTCGACCTCGGCTGTGGCAACGGCCGCCACGCCGAACCCCTCGCCGACCTGACCGACCGCGTACTCGCCGTCGACGTGAGCCGTGGCCTGCTCCGGGAAGCACGCGAGCGGGTCGCCGACACCGACGCCAGCGCGGCCGTCCGACTCGTACAGGGCGACGCGGCAAGTCTCCCGATCCGGTCGGACACCGTCGATCTGGCCGTCTACGTCGCCACGCTACACCACCTCCCCGACCGGGACCTGCGCGTGACGAGTCTCGACGAACTCGCTCGCGTCCTCGCGCCCGGCGGTCGCGCGCTGGTCAGCGCCTGGAGTACGGCCCACGACCGGTTCGACGCCGAGGATGGGTTCGACACCACGGTGGACTGGACGCTGCCCGGCGGCGAGCGCGTGCCGCGGTTCTACCACATCTACAGTCCCGAGGAGTTCCGGGCGGATCTGGACGCGAGCGGGGTGGAGCCGGTCGAGGTGTTCGTCTCCAGCGGGAACTGTTACGCGGTGGTCGCCGACGGCGAAGGGAAAGCCACATAA